CGTTCATTGAAAGCATAGATTTTTTCAGTGACGACATCTTTACAAGAAACCCAAAATTGCTCTTGGACACGCTGGACGTACTTAAAAGAAAACAGCCAGAGATTGAGAACGTTATAGGCTGGAAACGTTACGAACGAATTGTAAGGAAATTTGAAGAAAAAACACCTGCACACAACAACCACTAAACCTAATGCGTGCGACTGTACGTCAGTCAGTCTCAGTTTCGTTCTGCGCTGTCTGTGCATGGCGAAAGAACGGCAGTTTCTAACGCATTATCTTTAGCGGAAAACGTTGTGTGTAATTTTAAAATGCCTCGCATCGAACTTGCAACCTTTCAGAAAGTTCATCAATCAACTCTCTTCAACTAATCTTAAACAATAAGTTCAATCCCCATCATTATCGTTGAAAGTGAGCGTAATTCCCAAAGAAGGGAATGCTTCTGTTTTCAGCAGAACAACCACATTTTGAATATGACTTCTGATTTCTTGCAGCGTTTGAGGAGATGACGTGACGCCTTCTGCAAGCGAAGTGTTATAGTTATCAATTAGAATAATGGATTCAGAAAGGTGCTCTTCAATATCTGTTGCGGTGGCCGATGCACCACAGGCAATTAGGTGGTTTCTGAGTGAAGCACTGTCCGACAAACCATCCATTTTTCCATTCAGCGTTTCTAATAAGGATATGATGGATGCACGAATACAGGCAAGCGATTCTCTACTTCTGAACGCTTCAGCCAACGTTTCGTCTGGAGTTCCACCGTTGTAGTTTCCAAGAGCTTGGCCGAGTTCCGAAGCATAGATACGCTCGGCTTGAGCAACCAAGGCATTACAGATAATATTCACCGGACTTTCGAGCCCAGATCTTGGTGAATTGGTCACAAACGTTTGGCCGTAATTTTCTCCAGTCATAGCCCACAAATCATTCAGAAAATACGCCTTGAAGTAAAGGTCTTGCGAATACGCTTCTATCAGGTCTTTCCGTCTCGCAAAATCAGCTGAGGACGTTAGTTGCATATGCATCTCAGTCTCTGAAAGTGTCGGATCAAAAAGCAGGTATTCCAATGCTGGCAATCCTTTCGCTGTAGAACCTTTTGTGTCAATATACGCTTGGTCTAGTACAACCACATCTGCCAACATATCATCAATGAACGTGGTGTTACAAGGCCACTTGTTCATCTTATTGTGCATGTATGTATCGTAAACATCGCCAAGGTTAAACAGCTCAATAAGTTTGTAGGCTTTTTTAGACTCAAGCCATTCCTGTCTGAGGGTTTGGAAATTGCTAAAGGAAGCATCTGTCTTAAACGCCTGCGCAGCATTATACAGCGCAAATGTTTTGTCTTGCGCACTCTGCTGCCTTGGTAGGATAACGTTATTCACCAGTTCTTGAACCAAGAGAACGCGGTCATACTCAGCTGATTCCGTCTTTTTACACGATTGATATGCTCCAATAGTGGCAATAAACAGGAAGAGCAGAACGAGTTTTGAGTAGCGCATTACAGCGAATTTAAGAATGTGATAATATCGTTGCGCTGCGCGGAGGACAGCGCTTTGAATTTATTGACGGAGTTTTCAGCTTCGCCACCATGCCAGAGAATGGCTTCTTCAAGATTTCTCGCTCTGCCATCATGCATGTAATTGGTATGTCCGTTTACGGTTTGAAACAGGCCAATGCCCCAAAGTGGCGGGGTGCGCCATTCGTTTCCATCGGCTAAAAAGTCTGGGCGATTATCGGCCAATCCTTCGCCCATATCGTGCAACAGCATATCGGTATATGGGAAAATGGTCTGACCAGACAATGCGGAAACATCTGGATGGTTTCCCGTAACCATTTTAGAACGGTGGCAGCTTTCGCAACCGATAGAGAAGAAGAGTTCTTTTCCTTTCAACACCTCTGGTGCATTGTGGTTTCTGCGCACAGGAACCGCCAGGGTTCTGCAATAGAGTTCCACTTTTCTCAGGTCGTCATCCTCGATTTCGGGTTGACCACCGTTGGGTGCGTTCTGACAGTCGTTCTGCGGACTTGTGCAATTCTCTGATGGGTTAACGAAAGAGGTAATTCCCATATCGCCCAAAAATGCCCCAGCCGCTTGCAGCAGCAAATTGGGCTGATTGGCTTTCCATCCAAACCTTCCGAGTTGTGTTGTTTGTGTAAGACTGTTCCAAACATAATTCGGTCTGCCTGAAACGCCATCGCCATCGGCATCTCCTGCATCGGCCCGTTCCAAAATGGTACTCTCTGAAAGAGCCTCTAACAGACCGAGCCCTATCATTTGGTTGGCTACGCGGGGAGAGAACATCACCCCACCTGCTCCGCCATAACCCGTAAAGTTGAGTTGATAATTCGGTTCGCGTAGCGAATATGACGTTCCATCATCATACTGACCAGAAACGGTGCTGTACGAGATGCTGAAATCGCCTTCCGCAGGCACACCAACAATTGCCTGATCATGTAACTGGCCGCCATAGGCCGGATGCGGCAATGGTTCGCCATGCGGTCCCATGCCGGGTGTGCTCAGCCTGATCAACAGTCCTGAGGAAACTTCACCTGAATATTCGGGTGCGCGGCCTCGGCCATCTTTAAAATGACAACCAGAACATGAACGCGAATTGAAAAACGGCCCTAATCCGTCTCTGGCTGTGGTGCTGGCAGGTGCTGTTACCCAATTCTGATTGAAGAAGGAATTGCCTACAAAGAACAGCAGGGCGTCATCTCCCGTTAATCCATCTATGGATTTGGAAAACGCCAAAGGCGAAGCATCATGAACTGATGCTCCGCCTCCAGATAATTCTTCGCTTGGGTCAAGGTATTCCCAAAAGCTTTCTTCTTCTGGCTTGCAGGCATGTAGCATGCACAACAATCCCAGAAAGAGGAAGGGTTTTCTATGTTTCACTTCGTCTTCGTGTTTATTCAGGCAGTTCGGTACTTACGGTCAATCCGAGTTCGGTTGCGGCTTCGGTAATCTTATCTCCCTGATCTTGAAGTTCGCGAATGGCTTGCATGATAGGACCGTTTCCTCCTGCTGTTTCTGCAATTATAGCTTGGTCAAAAGGATTGCCAATGGCGTTCACTTTAGTAATTACACTTTCTGACAATACATCAAGTTCTGAACCCAGTGTTGTGTTGGTTTCATTCACCAGATCAATAAGTGAGTACCCTGATACAACAGCGCTGTTTGTTCTTGTGTAGGTGCCTTGAATAACGTTGTAAATGCCTTGCGCATTGGTAACGATGTCTCTGTCTGTATTGTCAGAAAAGCATGAGTGCTCATCTTCTTGATTTTGGTTATCGAGAGCCGTGAACATGCGCTCGCCAGAAAGTTCGCTGCTGCTCAGTGTGCCAATTCCAGTAAGGATGTTGGCCAATGCTACGTCATTTTCCAATGCCAAGAAACTTGTTCTGTAAGCACCACCTGCTTCCCAAGTATTAACCATTTCTTCCAAGTGCTGTACCAACAATTCGGCACAAGCTTGCAAGTATCGAGCTCTTCTGTCTTGGTTTGCAGCCGTGCCGCCACCACCAGTAACGTAGTCGGTGTACGGACGCATTCCAGCGGATGAAGAACTCATATCCTGTCCCCAAAGCAAGAACTCAATAGCGTGGTAGCCAATGCTGATGTTTGTTTCGCCCCCAACTTCGTTCAATGTTTCCAAATACGCTGCTGTGATGTTCGGGTGTGAGGTTGGGTCGTTGATGATGCCAGATGTTGGGGCACCATTCACGTAATCCACATAGTTCTCATCTAACGGCCAAGCGTTGAGCGCGCCTTCAGGTCCGTCCTCATCGTCAATCGGTCCGCCAGCAAAGCGGAAGGCTTCTGTTTGTCCGTAAGGCTCGCGGGCATCCAACCAAGCCTGCTTCGCATCATCAAACAAGGTCTGAGATGGCGCTGCCACAAATGAATCAATCGCAGTTTTTAAGGCAACAGCGGTGGTATAGCTGTCTTCATATCCGGCCAGAACAATGTCGGCATAGTTAGAAATGTAGCGTGCTTTTTTGTCTGCCAATGGGTCGGTATCGTTATCTTTCTTACAGCCCGCCAAAAACATGATCGGGAGTGTTGCTAAAAGCATTAATCGGATGGTAAAGGGGTTGAACATGGGCTTCTTTATTTAGATTGATTTTAAATAGTGGGACAAACGTATGGTAGTGATCATCAAGTGGCAATACCCATTTTAGGGTAATGTTATGCTGACGAAGCGTTTTCCGTAACGGACGAGAAAAGCTGTTGTAGCGAAAAGAAACAACGACACGCCAACACTGCTATCAAAACAGGACGTGACGAGAGCTACGCAAGCTCAGTTGTTTCTACCAAGTTCAGTTTCGGGCGAAAGGTCGAAGGAATTAAAGCCCTATTTTCATAGCAGTAACCGTTGCGCGCGTTTAACGCAGCGTAACGCGTGCCTGTGATACTCGCTGTATTCCGTTAGTGCTTCTAAGCCCATCCGTATTCGGTACGCTCCGTTCCGAGAATAATCAGGAGTTATCGGTACAATCAAATAACCCCGAGGAAAAGAAACCAAGACCTACTAGGTTTTGGAAAGCTAGAAGCTCTCTCCACTGTTTGCTAATGTCCCACAAAGCCTGTACTGAGCGTGATGAAAGAATTACTCTTTAGCGTTAAAGCACAATCAATCTGTGACAGGTATTTTCGTTGCATGAAAATCAGCTATTTGAATCGCTACCTTCGGGAGGCTGCCAAACGTCCTTAACACGGGTGCAGACAAACTGATGATGAAAACATTTCACCAACTAATTCTCATCCTTTTCCTTTTTGTGTTTAGCAACGCGAATGCACAGTATTGCGCGAGTGATGAAAGATATACCGAAGCGGTCTATTTTGATATCGCAGAGATAACGGTACAGAACGATGTGGCATATGGTCAGGCATTGGATCATCTTGGAGTGAACACTACATTATTAATGGATGTGTATTACCCGAGCCTAACCATTGACGCTTCTCCACTAAGGCCGTTTGTGCTTCTGATGCATGGTGGTGGATTTTCTTCGGGAGACAAACAATTGGGAGACATCAGAGACCTGTGTTATCACCTTGCCATGCGAGGGTTTGCATGTGCTTCCATCAACTACAGACTGGGATACGACTTTACCGAATATGGTCAGTATAAGGCCAGATACAGATCTATCCAGGATGCTAACGCTGCCATGAGGTTTGTTGTTGCCAATGCCAATAGCGTGAGAATTGACCCGAATTGGCTGTTCGTAGGTGGACAAAGTGCGGGCTCGTTAACGGCTCATGGTATGATCTATGCTGATGAATCGGAGTGCGACAACATCTCGGTGCTATACAACGCTACGTCAATTAGCACAGAGCTAGGCGGTCTATACAATTCAGGCAACAACCTTACAGATACCTATACCATCAAAGGGCTGTTCAATAATTGGGGTGCCGTTGCTGGCAACGAAGTGGAAACTTTAGAAATGGTTCCAACAATTGCGTTCCATGGAGGCCTTGATAATACAGTGCTTATCGATACCGACAACTCATTTGCCAATTATTCTCTTTTTGGCTCGGAGACGATGCATGATCAATTGCTGGCGGCAAATATTTGTAGCGAATTGACAGTGGACATACTTGGTGGTCATGGAATATACAGGAATGCAAGCAGTGTTTTTAGAGCCGAAAGAGCCAGTTGCTTTTTCAAGAGCATTTTCTGTAACAGTTGTTCCGATTTCTATGCAACCGATTCAATCCCATCAAACTGCTCTACAACACTTGGTCTAAGTGTTGCAGAAAGTGCCAAGAATGCACTTGTCAAAGCATATCCAAACCCTACCAATGGTATAGTTTGGTTAGAAGGAATAAATGAACCCATAGAAATTCTCGTACTGAACGCAATGGGTCAGATTTTAAGCAAGCAAAGTTCTGTTACACATGTGGACCTATCCGAATTTCCTAAAGGAATCTATTTCATTTTAACAGAATCAATTGGAGATTCATTTGATCGCCATATCATCAAAGTGATGAAAGATTAATGCTAAGAGACAGCACCCCATAAAACTCAACCATTAAAGAAATGAAGCAAAGAGCACTTTCAGAATTAACGGATCAGGAGCTGCTGGATATAGTAAAGAAGAAGAAATCAACTTCCATAAAATACGCCCTACTGATAGGGTTTCTTATCGGTATTGTCATTTACGGTGTGGCAAAAAACAGCTGGGGATTCTTTACACTGATTCCTTTGTACTTTATCTACAAGTTGATCAGCAACTCAAGGTATGACGATAAGGAATTGGAGAAAATTCTGAAAGAGCGAAATTTGAACTGAGAAAAGACGCTGCTCTCCTCAGCCTATGACCTGCTAGGTTTTATAGCGCATCTCAAAACCTCACACTCAGCTTTCCACGGATGAAGAAAGGCGTTCCGGGTGTGAAATGGATTTCTTCCACGCTTGCAGTTTCATCGCGCAAGCGCGATTCAGTTGCAAACTGCGTTTCGTTCCATTTGCTGTTGAAGAGGTTTTGAATAACGATACCAGCTGTCCATTTGCGCCATGTGTAACTCAGGTTGGCATCGCACACAAAATAGCCCTTGGCCGTGATGGAGTAATCTTCGTTAGCTGGTCGGTCGCCTATCCAGCGGTAGTTGATGCCGCCCGAAATACCAATTGGGTGATTGACCGAAACACCGCCCACCGAGGTCAGCTCGGCCGCCAGCGGAATGTAATTGGCATCGGCAGGTTCATCCATAGCCCGAGCAAAAGCATAGTTGAAATCGGCATAGATGAAAAGCCACTTGAGCGGTTGATAGCGCAGGCTCAGGTCAGCACCCAGTCGCTGCGTTCTGCCGCTGGGTTCCACAATGGCTGCATCTCCAACGTACACGAATTCCTGTTCGAGATATAAGTACCAACCGCCCACGTTTATCATCAGGTTATCAATGGGTTTGATGATGGCGCCAAGGTCGGCTCCGTAGGCAGTAGGAAGCGTTCTGCGGCCATTCTGCGCCACCACCACGCGCGTATCGTTGCTGTGGAATCCCATTCCTGTTTTCAGGTACAATTGCCAGCGATTGCTAGGCGAGTAGATCACGTTGAATTTGGGGCTCGGCTTGATGGTTTGTTCCGAACGGTTGTTGTAAACCGAATCCAACCTATTGTGATAATCGAATTTGAAATGATCTAAACGGATGGCCGTGTTGATGAGGAAATCTCCGAACTCAAAATCGGCACCCAAAAAGGCATAGATGTTCGATTCGTCTATATCGCCCAGCGCATACGGAACGAGCAAGGAATCGCGGTTTACGGTGTGCGAAAGTTCTACATCATTCACATCATCATAGCGCATTCCAAGACCGCCTTTCAGACCGATGGTGCCTTTGTTCAAATGGAAATGATGATCGACCACGCTTTCAAACCCTGCTAGGTTTCTGCGTTCGAATTGCTTTATCTGATCACCATTTATCGAGTCATCAAGGAAGAACGTGAAGTTGCTGTAGAGTTCAAATCCGTAGCGGCTGTAGTAGGCATTGCTCTTTACGGTGGTGTGTTCGCCAAGGATGGCGGTATGGTTCATGGCTGCGTTGATGCGGTGCGTATTGCCGCCCTCGGTATCGTCAATGGCTCCAAATCTTCCAATCAAACCGTTTTCCACAGCACGGACGGGAATCTGCCCGCTTGCATCCCATTTACTGTTAAAGTAAGAAGCTTGAAACGATAGGAATTGCCGCTTGTCAATGGCTGCGTTGTATTTCGCCATTACGTTAATTCGGTTGAAATTCTGCGATGATTTGAACGGGCCATCCGTCAGTTGAAACTCGCCAGCTACGTAAGCATCTTGGTTGGGTCTGTTCTTCATAAGGTTGAACATTCCTAGCGCTCTGATGGTGTTGAATTGGCCATATTCCAACGAGACCAGACTTTCGTTTAGCTTGTCTTTGGTTTTCATGGCGACATAACCTGCCGTGTTGAAATTCCCTTTGTCGGCATAGTACGGGCCTTTGCCAAAATCTATTTCCTCTATGGTTTCAGGAATCACGAAGTGGAGGTCGGCATAGCCTTGTCCGTGTGCATGCGAAGCCATATTCACCGGCATTCCATCCACAGAAATAGTAATGTCTGTTCCGTGGTCGATATCAAATCCCCGAAGGAATATCTGCTCTGCTTTTCCACCCCCAGCGTGTTGACCAATGATAAGGCCAGGCACTTTGCGCAGCACTTCTTGAGAAGTGGTTACAGGATTCACCGCGACATCAATTTTCGTAATACTGTTTATCGCTTTTAAGCTATGACTTACTTCCACAGCGGCCAACTCGAAGGAACTTTCGCTGAGAGTTACGGTCAATGGTTCAAAATCGTTGACAATGACAGACTGTGGCATGTAGCTGATATGCGTGATCAGCAGCGTATCGCCCAGTTTTACATCATCAATTGCGAACTTTCCCTTTAGGTCGGAGTGCGTATGTGCGCCTGAATTAGTAGTGATATGCGCGTTTGCAACTCCACTTTTGTTGGTGGAAATGATCGATCCCGTCAGCGTTTGTCCAAAGCTGGTTGATGTAAAAACTAGTCCAAAAAGGGTTATAATTAAGAATGGAATGCGGAAGTGCTTAGGCATGGAATTGGGGTTGATCAAAACATTCAACAACGCTAAACTAAAAACGAACTCGAAAGTTCACAGCATAGCAGGTCAATTCTATCTACGAGATATTTTCTAGCTCGGTTTTGTAAAACCTAAAGCTCCGCAAAAGGGTCTTTTTCCGAAAACGTGCTTACGCTTGATGCAGCTTTGATGTCAGTTAGCTTCAGCTTAATGAAACCAAGCTTGTGAAGACCTGCTGTTTTGGCACCCGTTTCGAGCGTTTGCCAATCTTCCCAACTGAACTTTATGCCTTTGATGGGAATAATGGAAACCCACATTTTTACAGCGATCGGCAGCCCCGTTTCATCGCATATCCATAGGTAAGAATCGCCAGGCGTGTTGCCGCCCGTGGTGTAAGTAATGAGCAATGCATCGTTCCCGTCCTCCGTTTTCACGTAGGCCCGTTCGGTGCCATCATCGTATAATTTCTCAAAGGGATTGAGCCAGAACGAATCGTTCGCCCACGAATTCCAAGCTTCGTCAATAAGCTCAACGAGTTCTTCGCCTTCCACGGGCTTGCCATCTTTCCAAGCTCTGCCTTTTTTGGTCGTATGGTCAAAGATGACGATGGTTTTGCCCCATTCAACGCGTGAGTATTTGCGCTCGCGGTCCCAAATGTGTTTGTTCTTCCCCGCAAACGTCCAACCGACAATGGCTGTTTCTTGCCAAGCATCATGCCCAGTGGCGAGCATGATCTTTTGCGCAAGCGAATCTGCTCGTGGGCCTGAATCCTTTTCGGAGATGGCTTTGTCAACACCTGCACAACCGATGATGAGCAGAAAGGCTGTAAATAGGATAATGGAATGGCTGAATGAATATTTCATGCTAGCAAGCTACTCAGTTTTGAGCGGATGGCGACTGTGAACACTGGTGCGTTACGGGCAAAGACTCAATCTTCCGAAAACTCGACCAGCAATTTTCGGTATTCCGTAAAGAGTTTAGAACGGCTCAAATAGCCTTTGTATTTGCCGTTTTCGAGTACGGGCAAATTCCATGCATTCACATCCTTGAATGTGTTGACGACCTTTTCCATGCTGTCGGTAATTTCCACTTTGCCAAGCGGTGGACGCATGAGTTCTGCAACCAAAACAGAGTCGTATTTAGAGGTATCAAACATGATATCGCGAACATCATCCAAAAAGATGATTCCGAGGAAATTCTCATCTGGGTCTACAACTGGGAAAATATTTCGCGTTGACTTTTTAATCACCTGAACCAATTGACCAAGGTTCATTGTAGGCTGGATGCAGACCAGATTGCGTTCGAGCAATTGATCCATTCGCATAAGCGTAAGCACGTTTCGGTCTTTGTGGTGCGTTAGCAGTTCTCCACGACTTGCCAGTTTGAAGTTGTAGACAGAATGCGGAAATAGGAATTTTGAAGTGAGAAACGACATCGAAACAGCAATCATCAACGGAACGAAAAGCGAGTAGCCATTGGTTATTTCGGCAATGAGGAAAATGGCAGTTAGCGGAGCACGCATGTTTCCTCCCATTAGCGCAGCCATGCCAACCAGTGTGAAGTTAACTACGGAAATGTGCTCGAAACCGACCAGATTCAACGTTTTGGCCACAATGAATCCCAAGGTGCTGCCCATAAAAAGTGTTGGGGCGAAAATTCCTCCAACGCCTCCGATTCCAATGGTGACCGAAGTGGCCACGGCTTTGAAGATCACCAATCCCGTGAGGAATAAAAGCATCAGTGGAAGTTGATTTTCCAACCCTACAAATAAGGTGTTACTGAAAATTTTGGAGTAATTCCCGTCAATGAGCGAATTGATGAGGTCGAAACCCTCGCCATAAAGCGGAGGGAACACGAAAATCATCATCCCAAGCAATGCACCGCCACCAGCAATGCGCAAGTATGGGTTCATTTTCCGCGTTCCCAGTTTGGTAATGGTAAGGAACGTGATGGTGAAATAGACAGAAAACAGACCTGCTGCGATTCCGAGAAGGATGTAAAATGGAACTTCTGAAAGTCGCAACACTTCCATAAGTGGAAAGTGAAAAAGCGTGTCGTTTCCGAGAAATAATCGGGATGTGACCGATGCGGATGCTGAAGCCATCAACAGCGGAATGAGTGAAGCGGTGGTCAGATCGATCATGATCACCTCGATGGCGAAAACGATGCCTGCGATCGGTGCGTTGAAGATCGATGAAACGGTTCCTGCAGCTGCACAGGCTATCAGTTGCGTGCGCATTTTATAGTCGAGGTGAAAAATGCGACCGAGATTGGAACCGATTGCAGCGCCAGTGATCACGGTCGGAGCCTCCAAACCAACAGAACCACCAAAAGCTACAGTGAATGGAGCGGTAATAAGAGACGCAAACGTGTGATAGAACTTGATGAAACCGCTTTCCTTGCTCAGCGAATACAAAATGAGCGGAACACCTTCGCTCAATGGTCGTCTGATGACCCGATGAATGATGAGATAGGTAATGAGAATCCCAATTGTTGGAAGTACGAAATAGAGGTACTGTTGAATTGGACGGATGTATTCGCTCAGCAATCCTGATTGAATGAGGTGCACCGCATTTTTGATGGTAACGGCTACAAGTCCTGAGGTGAAGCCAACAAGAACGCTGAGGATCAGAACGAAATTCCGGTGCGAAATATTCCTAAGTCGCCACTTGACAAAGATCCGGAACCACTTTTTTAAGGATCCCTGCGATTGAATGAAAATGGACCTAAGCAGATTCATTTATCAGGAAGAGAGAAGATGCTCGTCTACAAATTCACGCACACAAGCGTCACCACCTTTTCGGGTAAGAATCACCGTAGCTTTCATTTTAACAGCTTCCACAGCATCGGCCGGACAGCCCGAGAAACCAACGGCATCCATCACTTCCAGGTCGTTGATGTCATCGCCAATGTAAGCCACGTTTTCGAGCTTGATTCCCAGCTCATTACACCATTGATTGAGAACTTCGAGTTTAGGTTTTGAACCGACATATACACGCTCAACACCTAGTGTTTTTGCTCGGTTCTGAATGATGTGATTGGTGCTTCCTGAGCTCAAAAACGCCACATTCATTCCTTTTTCTCGAATGATCTTAATGGCCATTCCATCCTTGGTGTTGAACTTCTTGAACTGATCGCCATTTTCGGTGTAATACATGCCGCCATCGGTCATTACACCATCTACATCCAACACCAAAAATTTGATGTTGTGCGTTGCGAATTCTTCAAATGCATTGTGATGTGACATTAATTCCTTCGTTTATCTATTTAAGCGGAGCCAAGTTCGTTGAAATCCATGTCATCAAATTCATCTCGTTTTGATTTTGTCATAACCTCAGTTGGCTTAAGCATGTCTCGAATTAGGAGAAACCAGAGAAAGGGAATTATCCAAACCACAATCGTATTTAACCTCTTTTGCGTTTCACCAAACCTATTCGACCTGTAAATCCGTTTTGTGAAACGAATTGCGAAAATCACGTGAGTCAAGCCAAGGAGGATACAAATGATTGTTGAACCAAGGTTCATGGTACAAAACTAATCGCTATTCGCTGGTGGCTATTCACTAAATGATTTCTCTTCCAATCGCCTTCGCAATCGGTCTGAGCGTTCCTAAAAGGTCACGGAATTCATCATGATTCAATTGCTGAGAAGCATCGCTTTTCGCCACTTTCGGATTCGGGTGAACTTCAACCAACAGTCCATCAACACCCATGGCAACACATGCGCGACTGAGATCAGCAACACCATACGCATAACCCATAGCGTGCGAAGGATCCAATACCAATGGAAGATTGGTGTATTCTTTCAAATACGCCACTCCACAGAGATCAAGTGTAAATCTTGTTTTCGTTTCGAATGTGCGAATACCGCGCTCACAAAGCATCACATTCTGGTTTCCACCCGAAAGGATGAACTCCGAAGCCTGTACAAATTCCTGCAAGGTGGTGCCAAAACCACGCTTCAGCAGCACAGGCTGTTTTGCCTTTCCGCATTTCTTCAGAATACCGTGATCATACATCGATTTTGCTCCGATCTGAATGATGTCAGCATATTCAATGATATCATCCACTTGAGTTGCATCGCGCACTTCCGTAATGATGTTCAGACCGAATTCATCGCGCATCTTAGCTAGCAGTTTCAGTCCTTCTAAACCCATTCCTTGGAACGAGTAAGGCGATGTTCGTGGCTTATAAGCTCCTGCACGAAGCGTGCTGATGCCTAGCTCTTTCATCAAAGATGCCGAAGAACGAATCTGCTCTTCGCTTTCTACCGAACATGGACCGCCAATGACAACCGTGTTTCCAGAATTGCCTCCAATTTGCACCTTGCCCAATTGAATGGTGCGCGTTTCGTTTTTGTACTTACGACTTCCAAGCTGAAGATCATCCGCAAACACAACGAATTTGTTTGTCAGATTTTCGAGTTCGGTTGGTAATTCTTTTTCTGACGAACTGTTGATCAGCACAAATCGGGTTCCATCGTAAATGCAAAAGGCTTTCGCAATTTTTGCCAGCTCATGAGCTCGTTCTTCGCTAACGTTTTCGTTCAGTTCAATGATCATGCTTCTCCTTTAATGAGGT
This genomic window from Flavobacteriales bacterium contains:
- a CDS encoding imelysin family protein encodes the protein MRYSKLVLLFLFIATIGAYQSCKKTESAEYDRVLLVQELVNNVILPRQQSAQDKTFALYNAAQAFKTDASFSNFQTLRQEWLESKKAYKLIELFNLGDVYDTYMHNKMNKWPCNTTFIDDMLADVVVLDQAYIDTKGSTAKGLPALEYLLFDPTLSETEMHMQLTSSADFARRKDLIEAYSQDLYFKAYFLNDLWAMTGENYGQTFVTNSPRSGLESPVNIICNALVAQAERIYASELGQALGNYNGGTPDETLAEAFRSRESLACIRASIISLLETLNGKMDGLSDSASLRNHLIACGASATATDIEEHLSESIILIDNYNTSLAEGVTSSPQTLQEIRSHIQNVVVLLKTEAFPSLGITLTFNDNDGD
- a CDS encoding c-type cytochrome — translated: MLHACKPEEESFWEYLDPSEELSGGGASVHDASPLAFSKSIDGLTGDDALLFFVGNSFFNQNWVTAPASTTARDGLGPFFNSRSCSGCHFKDGRGRAPEYSGEVSSGLLIRLSTPGMGPHGEPLPHPAYGGQLHDQAIVGVPAEGDFSISYSTVSGQYDDGTSYSLREPNYQLNFTGYGGAGGVMFSPRVANQMIGLGLLEALSESTILERADAGDADGDGVSGRPNYVWNSLTQTTQLGRFGWKANQPNLLLQAAGAFLGDMGITSFVNPSENCTSPQNDCQNAPNGGQPEIEDDDLRKVELYCRTLAVPVRRNHNAPEVLKGKELFFSIGCESCHRSKMVTGNHPDVSALSGQTIFPYTDMLLHDMGEGLADNRPDFLADGNEWRTPPLWGIGLFQTVNGHTNYMHDGRARNLEEAILWHGGEAENSVNKFKALSSAQRNDIITFLNSL
- a CDS encoding alpha/beta hydrolase fold domain-containing protein; the protein is MKTFHQLILILFLFVFSNANAQYCASDERYTEAVYFDIAEITVQNDVAYGQALDHLGVNTTLLMDVYYPSLTIDASPLRPFVLLMHGGGFSSGDKQLGDIRDLCYHLAMRGFACASINYRLGYDFTEYGQYKARYRSIQDANAAMRFVVANANSVRIDPNWLFVGGQSAGSLTAHGMIYADESECDNISVLYNATSISTELGGLYNSGNNLTDTYTIKGLFNNWGAVAGNEVETLEMVPTIAFHGGLDNTVLIDTDNSFANYSLFGSETMHDQLLAANICSELTVDILGGHGIYRNASSVFRAERASCFFKSIFCNSCSDFYATDSIPSNCSTTLGLSVAESAKNALVKAYPNPTNGIVWLEGINEPIEILVLNAMGQILSKQSSVTHVDLSEFPKGIYFILTESIGDSFDRHIIKVMKD
- a CDS encoding FUSC family protein, coding for MKQRALSELTDQELLDIVKKKKSTSIKYALLIGFLIGIVIYGVAKNSWGFFTLIPLYFIYKLISNSRYDDKELEKILKERNLN
- a CDS encoding TonB-dependent receptor, producing the protein MPKHFRIPFLIITLFGLVFTSTSFGQTLTGSIISTNKSGVANAHITTNSGAHTHSDLKGKFAIDDVKLGDTLLITHISYMPQSVIVNDFEPLTVTLSESSFELAAVEVSHSLKAINSITKIDVAVNPVTTSQEVLRKVPGLIIGQHAGGGKAEQIFLRGFDIDHGTDITISVDGMPVNMASHAHGQGYADLHFVIPETIEEIDFGKGPYYADKGNFNTAGYVAMKTKDKLNESLVSLEYGQFNTIRALGMFNLMKNRPNQDAYVAGEFQLTDGPFKSSQNFNRINVMAKYNAAIDKRQFLSFQASYFNSKWDASGQIPVRAVENGLIGRFGAIDDTEGGNTHRINAAMNHTAILGEHTTVKSNAYYSRYGFELYSNFTFFLDDSINGDQIKQFERRNLAGFESVVDHHFHLNKGTIGLKGGLGMRYDDVNDVELSHTVNRDSLLVPYALGDIDESNIYAFLGADFEFGDFLINTAIRLDHFKFDYHNRLDSVYNNRSEQTIKPSPKFNVIYSPSNRWQLYLKTGMGFHSNDTRVVVAQNGRRTLPTAYGADLGAIIKPIDNLMINVGGWYLYLEQEFVYVGDAAIVEPSGRTQRLGADLSLRYQPLKWLFIYADFNYAFARAMDEPADANYIPLAAELTSVGGVSVNHPIGISGGINYRWIGDRPANEDYSITAKGYFVCDANLSYTWRKWTAGIVIQNLFNSKWNETQFATESRLRDETASVEEIHFTPGTPFFIRGKLSVRF
- a CDS encoding chloride channel protein, whose product is MNLLRSIFIQSQGSLKKWFRIFVKWRLRNISHRNFVLILSVLVGFTSGLVAVTIKNAVHLIQSGLLSEYIRPIQQYLYFVLPTIGILITYLIIHRVIRRPLSEGVPLILYSLSKESGFIKFYHTFASLITAPFTVAFGGSVGLEAPTVITGAAIGSNLGRIFHLDYKMRTQLIACAAAGTVSSIFNAPIAGIVFAIEVIMIDLTTASLIPLLMASASASVTSRLFLGNDTLFHFPLMEVLRLSEVPFYILLGIAAGLFSVYFTITFLTITKLGTRKMNPYLRIAGGGALLGMMIFVFPPLYGEGFDLINSLIDGNYSKIFSNTLFVGLENQLPLMLLFLTGLVIFKAVATSVTIGIGGVGGIFAPTLFMGSTLGFIVAKTLNLVGFEHISVVNFTLVGMAALMGGNMRAPLTAIFLIAEITNGYSLFVPLMIAVSMSFLTSKFLFPHSVYNFKLASRGELLTHHKDRNVLTLMRMDQLLERNLVCIQPTMNLGQLVQVIKKSTRNIFPVVDPDENFLGIIFLDDVRDIMFDTSKYDSVLVAELMRPPLGKVEITDSMEKVVNTFKDVNAWNLPVLENGKYKGYLSRSKLFTEYRKLLVEFSED